A region of the bacterium genome:
TGTTGACCATGTGCAGTTCGTTGAGGACGACGAGGTTCGTCTTCACGGCGGGATCGCCGGGATCGAGTCCCAGGGGGTTGCTCTGGGAGACGAACTTGGGATCGGTCCTGGCGAACCTGCCGTCAGCGCCCGGATAGCGAACGTACCAGAAAAACTGCCGTCCGGTGACTTCCACGACCTGGGCGTTTGGCGGAGGGGCGCTGTACAACTTCGACCAGGTGAACACCCCGAGGATCCCCAGCGCGATGAACGCCACTCCCGGAACGATTGTCCAGGTCAGTTCCGCCCCCAAGTGCTCGTGCCAGTAACTGGCGCGTTCCCCGCCCCGCGCACCGTAGCGCATGAGGGCGGCGGCGAGGAACAGATGGGTCGCGATGAACGCGATCGCGGTGACGAGGAGAATCCAGTTGAAGTACTGATCGATCACCCTGCCTTGTACCGAGGCCAGGGGTTGGAGCCACCACTTGTATTTCGCGATCACAAACGAGCCGACCCCGGCGACGAGGATGGCGAGGACGAGGATCCCGGTCCACACCCCCGCCCGCCGGTGGTCCTGCGCCTCACTCCACGATGCCATCGGCGGTCCTTTCCCTGGCGTGGTCGCGACTCCCAAAAGCGAGAACACGGCTCGGCATTAGTGACAG
Encoded here:
- the coxB gene encoding cytochrome c oxidase subunit II, with product MASWSEAQDHRRAGVWTGILVLAILVAGVGSFVIAKYKWWLQPLASVQGRVIDQYFNWILLVTAIAFIATHLFLAAALMRYGARGGERASYWHEHLGAELTWTIVPGVAFIALGILGVFTWSKLYSAPPPNAQVVEVTGRQFFWYVRYPGADGRFARTDPKFVSQSNPLGLDPGDPAVKTNLVVLNELHMVNNRPIEVRVRSVDVIHSFFLPNFRVKQDAVPGRTIPIWFTPDKEGTYQIACAQLCGTGHYTMRGNVTVESQAAFDQWLQQQAAH